TGGAGTTTGCCTCGTACGCAAAAGAGACGTAAAGCGCTACTTCGAAACTTTTGCACCACAAAGCCTCCAGTGGTCCAAGGCGGGTGGAGAAAGGTTGGGCCGTCCCCTTAACTTTGGCGATTCCAAGGGGATGACTTTTGAGCGTGTCTTGATCTACCCCCACGCGAAATTCCAAAAATTCTTAAAGACTGGCCGTATGGAACTGGACGGGCAGTCCAAGACGAAGACCTATGTAGCAGTGACCCGGGCACGTCAAAGTGTCGCTATTGTCGTGCCGGACAATTTTGCCCCCAAAGTGGGTTCATTTTTCGAGTTCCCGGATTGATCAAGGTCAAATTTGGCTGTCGCGCTTATAGGATTTAAATGGCGACCAGTTCGGATATTTTTTTCGCAACCTCAACCATCGGCTCTTCGGCCGTGCTTAGGCCTGCCCTAGAGGCTAACAACAAACTGACCTGCTCAAGCTCTTCATACGTTGTTCCATGAACAACGGGGACCAATCGCTCGCGTCTCAAGAGTGCAGAAAGTTCTTTGTCTGCCACACCTTCCGCAGGCAGGCGTTTCAACATGGCAGGCGTCACCAAAACGATGCCAACACGAGAATTCACCAAGCCTTTATCGATCGCGCGCATCATAGGCACGCCCAGGCCAAGATCTTTCTCGCTAAACCACACTCGAACGCCGCGAGCTTCTAGCAGATCATGCAATTCTTTGGCAGAGCCTTGCCGATCATCCCAGGCGTGGCAGAGGAACACGTCTCGAAGGTCAGGTTGCGAGACTGCAAGGTTCTCCACATTTTC
The genomic region above belongs to Aquicoccus sp. G2-2 and contains:
- a CDS encoding toll/interleukin-1 receptor domain-containing protein; its protein translation is MWYTPEQVLALSPIRENVENLAVSQPDLRDVFLCHAWDDRQGSAKELHDLLEARGVRVWFSEKDLGLGVPMMRAIDKGLVNSRVGIVLVTPAMLKRLPAEGVADKELSALLRRERLVPVVHGTTYEELEQVSLLLASRAGLSTAEEPMVEVAKKISELVAI